The following proteins come from a genomic window of Dysidea avara chromosome 12, odDysAvar1.4, whole genome shotgun sequence:
- the LOC136240514 gene encoding uncharacterized protein isoform X2: MAVSYNVLLTLLLQLVRCIYVRGSHTGGGNFCWLEISNVLTMDFEAELAEKEDESMDDSDDSMTVCILGRCSRCVRNKRTVTYCRVAKSHTERKASCCLSCFNANYSLSKCRVELQHLEPNGSKMVLVRICDSEHMISCTSLELPKSCLQLESLHIIPPIDMPTQMNVLRSENVTSVTGFLMEYTDSKWEEWLDRFCQQSSTRFSVHTGKQINAKQQHGMIRVQGDCYNFKIEWSQMYNCIRAGNGRCKPEVDDPLKRRSAPGSRCCECPAAIYCRLLTLSTQQQILEVQLPMRNAHKNHDPLSITDQLCNKPVEDIEKKIEELVRDTRLNLVSLKLVVHDWVTKILIPKQLQDGILNELPNPYNRAYFPTKKDLRNVAHRAIVKRRNSLFDQDSLNKILKEQAKCSGLHYSLQQYSQSGLKTNTSNDCLKQKGKGLMGQIDEAVGTLEGDSLLESSSPEVSSQPFLLVFQTPQQQKWLIMYGNVVTCMDAIYKTNRYAFPCFFLVVKTSIGVGRVVGTIIPQFETADLISEGIKILKSWNPQWMPQYFMTDKSAAELEAIRIVFPSCIRFVCDFHRSQAFDRWVNKSCHEVPNQSKKTVINCFKKLAYASTDKKFEEVLLDMQSQPWYTGNKLLQDYLREEWLSSKPLWSHVYRQSFHAEIDTDNLTEAFNHTLRSRYLQFRQDTSVTDLCEVLLNIVFPEQQKEYTIAVAQQTERYRRPRYEIPGYLIDRPRNLQSACLANISKAKQFASSDITTDGNGVFTLKSTDKSYLVDIPGGCCECPYFIKTKIPCKHMFAIFALFCDQWSWYDLPCQLTDSTYMTLETSLLEQDLVDTVTPIVQVQEIFTSNDDGNTEDQQSDAAFELETDTLDGDRGVFWMIVWSLRRE, from the exons ATGGCTGTTAGTTATAACGTTTTGCTAACGTTGCTACTGCAATTAGTGAGGTGCATATATGTGCGGGGGAGTCACACGGGTGGCGGGAATTTCTGTTGGTTGGAAATTTCGAACGTACTCACCATGGATTTTGAAGCGGAACTTGCTGAGAAAGAAGATGAAAGCATGGATGATA GTGATGATTCTATGACTGTGTGCATCCTTGGGAGATGCAGTAGATGTGTGAGGAACAAGAGGACTGTGACCTACTGTCGTGTAGCAAAATCCCACACTGAGAGGAAAGCTTCTTGCTGCTTAAGCTGTTTTAATGCCAACTACAGCTTATCTAAGTGCAGAGTGGAGCTGCAACATTTGGAGCCAAATGGAAGCAAAATGGTTTTAGTTAGAATTTGTGATTCTGAACATATGATATCGTGTACTTCATTGGAGCTTCCCAAGTCCTGTCTGCAACTGGAGAGCTTGCATATCATACCTCCTATTGATATGCCCACTCAGATGAATGTTTTAAGAAGTGAGAATGTTACCTCTGTTACAGGATTTTTGATGGAATACACAGATTCCAAATGGGAAGAATGGCTTGACAGATTTTGCCAGCAGTCCAGTACACGATTTTCTGTTCACACTGGGAAACAGATTAACGCTAAACAGCAACATGGGATGATACGAGTTCAAGGAGATTGTTACAACTTTAAAATTGAATGGTCCCAGATGTACAACTGTATTAGAGCAGGGAATGGACGATGTAAACCAGAAGTGGATGATCCATTGAAGAGACGAAGCGCACCTGGTAGCAGGTGCTGTGAATGCCCTGCAGCTATTTATTGTCGCCTTTTAACTCTGAGCACTCAGCAACAGATCTTAGAAGTACAGCTACCGATGCGGAATGCCCACAAAAATCATGATCCACTGTCAATTACAGATCAGCTTTGTAACAAGCCTGTTGAAGATATAGAGAAGAAAATCGAAGAACTTGTAAGGGACACAAGGTTGAACTTAGTGAGTTTAAAACTTGTTGTGCATGACTGGGTAACAAAAATACTCATTCCAAAACAACTGCAAGATGGAATTTTAAATGAGTTGCCTAACCCTTACAATCGTGCTTACTTTCCTACAAAGAAAGATCTACGCAATGTAGCTCACCGTGCTATTGTCAAAAGAAGGAATTCTTTGTTTGACCAAGATTCATTAAATAAAATCTTAAAAGAGCAAGCTAAATGCAGTGGGCTGCATTATTCTCTTCAGCAGTACAGCCAGTCAGGTCTAAAGACAAACACATCTAATGATTG TTTGAAACAAAAAGGAAAGGGGCTCATGGGTCAAATTGATGAAGCAGTTGGTACATTGGAAGGTGACTCTCTGTTGGAATCATCTTCACCTGAAGTCAGTTCCcaaccatttcttttggtatttcAAACACCTCAGCAGCAAAAATGGCTCATAATGTATGGTAATGTGGTCACGTGTATGGATGCCATTTACAAAACCAATAGATATGCATTTCCATGCTTTTTCTTAGTTGTGAAGACCTCTATTGGTGTGGGAAGAGTGGTTGGGACAATAATACCCCAGTTTGAAACTGCAGACTTGATATCTGAGGGCATTAAAATTCTCAAGTCTTGGAATCCACAGTGGATGCCACAGTATTTTATGACAGATAAGAGTGCTGCAGAGCTTGAAGCAATTAGAATTGTTTTTCCATCGTGCATACGGTTTGTATGTGACTTCCACAGAAGTCAAGCATTTGATAGGTGGGTGAACAAGTCATGTCATGAAGTTCCCAACCAGTCAAAGAAGACTGTGATAAACTGTTTCAAGAAGCTAGCATATGCATCAACAG ATAAAAAGTTTGAAGAAGTTTTGCTTGACATGCAGTCTCAACCTTGGTACACTGGTAACAAACTGTTACAAGATTACCTTAGAGAAGAGTGGCTTTCATCAAAACCA CTTTGGTCACATGTGTATCGCCAAAGCTTCCATGCTGAAATTGATACAGATAATCTGACAGAAGCTTTTAACCACACACTTAGGTCTCGATACTTGCAATTTCGTCAAGATACTAGTGTGACAGACCTGTGTGAAGTATTGCTAAACATTGTGTTTCCAGAGCAACAAAAAGAGTATACAATTGCAGTTGCTCAACAAACTGAGAGATATCGTAGACCACGGTATGAGATCCCAGGTTACCTGATTGACCGTCCACGGAATTTGCAATCTGCTTGCTTGGCAAATATATCTAAAGCAAAGCAGTTTGCTTCTTCTGATATTACTACAGATGGAAATGGAGTGTTTACCTTGAAAAGCACTGATAAGTCTTATCTGGTAGACATTCCCGGTGGCTGTTGCGAATGTCCATACTTTATTAAAACAAAGATACCATGCAAGCATATGTTTGCTATATTTGCTTTGTTCTGTGACCAATGGTCTTGGTATGATCTTCCATGCCAGTTGACTGACAGTACTTACATGACTTTAGAAACTTCACTTTTGGAGCAAGATTTAGTAGATACTGTCACTCCCATTGTGCAGGTACAAGAAATATTTACTAGTAATGATGATGGTAATACTGAAGATCAACAAAGTGATGCTGCATTTGAACTTGAGACTGATACCTTAGATGGTGACCGTGGTGTTTTTTGGATGATTGTCTGGAGTTTGAGAAGAGAATGA
- the LOC136240514 gene encoding uncharacterized protein isoform X3 has product MTVCILGRCSRCVRNKRTVTYCRVAKSHTERKASCCLSCFNANYSLSKCRVELQHLEPNGSKMVLVRICDSEHMISCTSLELPKSCLQLESLHIIPPIDMPTQMNVLRSENVTSVTGFLMEYTDSKWEEWLDRFCQQSSTRFSVHTGKQINAKQQHGMIRVQGDCYNFKIEWSQMYNCIRAGNGRCKPEVDDPLKRRSAPGSRCCECPAAIYCRLLTLSTQQQILEVQLPMRNAHKNHDPLSITDQLCNKPVEDIEKKIEELVRDTRLNLVSLKLVVHDWVTKILIPKQLQDGILNELPNPYNRAYFPTKKDLRNVAHRAIVKRRNSLFDQDSLNKILKEQAKCSGLHYSLQQYSQSGLKTNTSNDCSLKQKGKGLMGQIDEAVGTLEGDSLLESSSPEVSSQPFLLVFQTPQQQKWLIMYGNVVTCMDAIYKTNRYAFPCFFLVVKTSIGVGRVVGTIIPQFETADLISEGIKILKSWNPQWMPQYFMTDKSAAELEAIRIVFPSCIRFVCDFHRSQAFDRWVNKSCHEVPNQSKKTVINCFKKLAYASTDKKFEEVLLDMQSQPWYTGNKLLQDYLREEWLSSKPLWSHVYRQSFHAEIDTDNLTEAFNHTLRSRYLQFRQDTSVTDLCEVLLNIVFPEQQKEYTIAVAQQTERYRRPRYEIPGYLIDRPRNLQSACLANISKAKQFASSDITTDGNGVFTLKSTDKSYLVDIPGGCCECPYFIKTKIPCKHMFAIFALFCDQWSWYDLPCQLTDSTYMTLETSLLEQDLVDTVTPIVQVQEIFTSNDDGNTEDQQSDAAFELETDTLDGDRGVFWMIVWSLRRE; this is encoded by the exons ATGACTGTGTGCATCCTTGGGAGATGCAGTAGATGTGTGAGGAACAAGAGGACTGTGACCTACTGTCGTGTAGCAAAATCCCACACTGAGAGGAAAGCTTCTTGCTGCTTAAGCTGTTTTAATGCCAACTACAGCTTATCTAAGTGCAGAGTGGAGCTGCAACATTTGGAGCCAAATGGAAGCAAAATGGTTTTAGTTAGAATTTGTGATTCTGAACATATGATATCGTGTACTTCATTGGAGCTTCCCAAGTCCTGTCTGCAACTGGAGAGCTTGCATATCATACCTCCTATTGATATGCCCACTCAGATGAATGTTTTAAGAAGTGAGAATGTTACCTCTGTTACAGGATTTTTGATGGAATACACAGATTCCAAATGGGAAGAATGGCTTGACAGATTTTGCCAGCAGTCCAGTACACGATTTTCTGTTCACACTGGGAAACAGATTAACGCTAAACAGCAACATGGGATGATACGAGTTCAAGGAGATTGTTACAACTTTAAAATTGAATGGTCCCAGATGTACAACTGTATTAGAGCAGGGAATGGACGATGTAAACCAGAAGTGGATGATCCATTGAAGAGACGAAGCGCACCTGGTAGCAGGTGCTGTGAATGCCCTGCAGCTATTTATTGTCGCCTTTTAACTCTGAGCACTCAGCAACAGATCTTAGAAGTACAGCTACCGATGCGGAATGCCCACAAAAATCATGATCCACTGTCAATTACAGATCAGCTTTGTAACAAGCCTGTTGAAGATATAGAGAAGAAAATCGAAGAACTTGTAAGGGACACAAGGTTGAACTTAGTGAGTTTAAAACTTGTTGTGCATGACTGGGTAACAAAAATACTCATTCCAAAACAACTGCAAGATGGAATTTTAAATGAGTTGCCTAACCCTTACAATCGTGCTTACTTTCCTACAAAGAAAGATCTACGCAATGTAGCTCACCGTGCTATTGTCAAAAGAAGGAATTCTTTGTTTGACCAAGATTCATTAAATAAAATCTTAAAAGAGCAAGCTAAATGCAGTGGGCTGCATTATTCTCTTCAGCAGTACAGCCAGTCAGGTCTAAAGACAAACACATCTAATGATTG CAGTTTGAAACAAAAAGGAAAGGGGCTCATGGGTCAAATTGATGAAGCAGTTGGTACATTGGAAGGTGACTCTCTGTTGGAATCATCTTCACCTGAAGTCAGTTCCcaaccatttcttttggtatttcAAACACCTCAGCAGCAAAAATGGCTCATAATGTATGGTAATGTGGTCACGTGTATGGATGCCATTTACAAAACCAATAGATATGCATTTCCATGCTTTTTCTTAGTTGTGAAGACCTCTATTGGTGTGGGAAGAGTGGTTGGGACAATAATACCCCAGTTTGAAACTGCAGACTTGATATCTGAGGGCATTAAAATTCTCAAGTCTTGGAATCCACAGTGGATGCCACAGTATTTTATGACAGATAAGAGTGCTGCAGAGCTTGAAGCAATTAGAATTGTTTTTCCATCGTGCATACGGTTTGTATGTGACTTCCACAGAAGTCAAGCATTTGATAGGTGGGTGAACAAGTCATGTCATGAAGTTCCCAACCAGTCAAAGAAGACTGTGATAAACTGTTTCAAGAAGCTAGCATATGCATCAACAG ATAAAAAGTTTGAAGAAGTTTTGCTTGACATGCAGTCTCAACCTTGGTACACTGGTAACAAACTGTTACAAGATTACCTTAGAGAAGAGTGGCTTTCATCAAAACCA CTTTGGTCACATGTGTATCGCCAAAGCTTCCATGCTGAAATTGATACAGATAATCTGACAGAAGCTTTTAACCACACACTTAGGTCTCGATACTTGCAATTTCGTCAAGATACTAGTGTGACAGACCTGTGTGAAGTATTGCTAAACATTGTGTTTCCAGAGCAACAAAAAGAGTATACAATTGCAGTTGCTCAACAAACTGAGAGATATCGTAGACCACGGTATGAGATCCCAGGTTACCTGATTGACCGTCCACGGAATTTGCAATCTGCTTGCTTGGCAAATATATCTAAAGCAAAGCAGTTTGCTTCTTCTGATATTACTACAGATGGAAATGGAGTGTTTACCTTGAAAAGCACTGATAAGTCTTATCTGGTAGACATTCCCGGTGGCTGTTGCGAATGTCCATACTTTATTAAAACAAAGATACCATGCAAGCATATGTTTGCTATATTTGCTTTGTTCTGTGACCAATGGTCTTGGTATGATCTTCCATGCCAGTTGACTGACAGTACTTACATGACTTTAGAAACTTCACTTTTGGAGCAAGATTTAGTAGATACTGTCACTCCCATTGTGCAGGTACAAGAAATATTTACTAGTAATGATGATGGTAATACTGAAGATCAACAAAGTGATGCTGCATTTGAACTTGAGACTGATACCTTAGATGGTGACCGTGGTGTTTTTTGGATGATTGTCTGGAGTTTGAGAAGAGAATGA
- the LOC136240514 gene encoding uncharacterized protein isoform X1: protein MAVSYNVLLTLLLQLVRCIYVRGSHTGGGNFCWLEISNVLTMDFEAELAEKEDESMDDSDDSMTVCILGRCSRCVRNKRTVTYCRVAKSHTERKASCCLSCFNANYSLSKCRVELQHLEPNGSKMVLVRICDSEHMISCTSLELPKSCLQLESLHIIPPIDMPTQMNVLRSENVTSVTGFLMEYTDSKWEEWLDRFCQQSSTRFSVHTGKQINAKQQHGMIRVQGDCYNFKIEWSQMYNCIRAGNGRCKPEVDDPLKRRSAPGSRCCECPAAIYCRLLTLSTQQQILEVQLPMRNAHKNHDPLSITDQLCNKPVEDIEKKIEELVRDTRLNLVSLKLVVHDWVTKILIPKQLQDGILNELPNPYNRAYFPTKKDLRNVAHRAIVKRRNSLFDQDSLNKILKEQAKCSGLHYSLQQYSQSGLKTNTSNDCSLKQKGKGLMGQIDEAVGTLEGDSLLESSSPEVSSQPFLLVFQTPQQQKWLIMYGNVVTCMDAIYKTNRYAFPCFFLVVKTSIGVGRVVGTIIPQFETADLISEGIKILKSWNPQWMPQYFMTDKSAAELEAIRIVFPSCIRFVCDFHRSQAFDRWVNKSCHEVPNQSKKTVINCFKKLAYASTDKKFEEVLLDMQSQPWYTGNKLLQDYLREEWLSSKPLWSHVYRQSFHAEIDTDNLTEAFNHTLRSRYLQFRQDTSVTDLCEVLLNIVFPEQQKEYTIAVAQQTERYRRPRYEIPGYLIDRPRNLQSACLANISKAKQFASSDITTDGNGVFTLKSTDKSYLVDIPGGCCECPYFIKTKIPCKHMFAIFALFCDQWSWYDLPCQLTDSTYMTLETSLLEQDLVDTVTPIVQVQEIFTSNDDGNTEDQQSDAAFELETDTLDGDRGVFWMIVWSLRRE from the exons ATGGCTGTTAGTTATAACGTTTTGCTAACGTTGCTACTGCAATTAGTGAGGTGCATATATGTGCGGGGGAGTCACACGGGTGGCGGGAATTTCTGTTGGTTGGAAATTTCGAACGTACTCACCATGGATTTTGAAGCGGAACTTGCTGAGAAAGAAGATGAAAGCATGGATGATA GTGATGATTCTATGACTGTGTGCATCCTTGGGAGATGCAGTAGATGTGTGAGGAACAAGAGGACTGTGACCTACTGTCGTGTAGCAAAATCCCACACTGAGAGGAAAGCTTCTTGCTGCTTAAGCTGTTTTAATGCCAACTACAGCTTATCTAAGTGCAGAGTGGAGCTGCAACATTTGGAGCCAAATGGAAGCAAAATGGTTTTAGTTAGAATTTGTGATTCTGAACATATGATATCGTGTACTTCATTGGAGCTTCCCAAGTCCTGTCTGCAACTGGAGAGCTTGCATATCATACCTCCTATTGATATGCCCACTCAGATGAATGTTTTAAGAAGTGAGAATGTTACCTCTGTTACAGGATTTTTGATGGAATACACAGATTCCAAATGGGAAGAATGGCTTGACAGATTTTGCCAGCAGTCCAGTACACGATTTTCTGTTCACACTGGGAAACAGATTAACGCTAAACAGCAACATGGGATGATACGAGTTCAAGGAGATTGTTACAACTTTAAAATTGAATGGTCCCAGATGTACAACTGTATTAGAGCAGGGAATGGACGATGTAAACCAGAAGTGGATGATCCATTGAAGAGACGAAGCGCACCTGGTAGCAGGTGCTGTGAATGCCCTGCAGCTATTTATTGTCGCCTTTTAACTCTGAGCACTCAGCAACAGATCTTAGAAGTACAGCTACCGATGCGGAATGCCCACAAAAATCATGATCCACTGTCAATTACAGATCAGCTTTGTAACAAGCCTGTTGAAGATATAGAGAAGAAAATCGAAGAACTTGTAAGGGACACAAGGTTGAACTTAGTGAGTTTAAAACTTGTTGTGCATGACTGGGTAACAAAAATACTCATTCCAAAACAACTGCAAGATGGAATTTTAAATGAGTTGCCTAACCCTTACAATCGTGCTTACTTTCCTACAAAGAAAGATCTACGCAATGTAGCTCACCGTGCTATTGTCAAAAGAAGGAATTCTTTGTTTGACCAAGATTCATTAAATAAAATCTTAAAAGAGCAAGCTAAATGCAGTGGGCTGCATTATTCTCTTCAGCAGTACAGCCAGTCAGGTCTAAAGACAAACACATCTAATGATTG CAGTTTGAAACAAAAAGGAAAGGGGCTCATGGGTCAAATTGATGAAGCAGTTGGTACATTGGAAGGTGACTCTCTGTTGGAATCATCTTCACCTGAAGTCAGTTCCcaaccatttcttttggtatttcAAACACCTCAGCAGCAAAAATGGCTCATAATGTATGGTAATGTGGTCACGTGTATGGATGCCATTTACAAAACCAATAGATATGCATTTCCATGCTTTTTCTTAGTTGTGAAGACCTCTATTGGTGTGGGAAGAGTGGTTGGGACAATAATACCCCAGTTTGAAACTGCAGACTTGATATCTGAGGGCATTAAAATTCTCAAGTCTTGGAATCCACAGTGGATGCCACAGTATTTTATGACAGATAAGAGTGCTGCAGAGCTTGAAGCAATTAGAATTGTTTTTCCATCGTGCATACGGTTTGTATGTGACTTCCACAGAAGTCAAGCATTTGATAGGTGGGTGAACAAGTCATGTCATGAAGTTCCCAACCAGTCAAAGAAGACTGTGATAAACTGTTTCAAGAAGCTAGCATATGCATCAACAG ATAAAAAGTTTGAAGAAGTTTTGCTTGACATGCAGTCTCAACCTTGGTACACTGGTAACAAACTGTTACAAGATTACCTTAGAGAAGAGTGGCTTTCATCAAAACCA CTTTGGTCACATGTGTATCGCCAAAGCTTCCATGCTGAAATTGATACAGATAATCTGACAGAAGCTTTTAACCACACACTTAGGTCTCGATACTTGCAATTTCGTCAAGATACTAGTGTGACAGACCTGTGTGAAGTATTGCTAAACATTGTGTTTCCAGAGCAACAAAAAGAGTATACAATTGCAGTTGCTCAACAAACTGAGAGATATCGTAGACCACGGTATGAGATCCCAGGTTACCTGATTGACCGTCCACGGAATTTGCAATCTGCTTGCTTGGCAAATATATCTAAAGCAAAGCAGTTTGCTTCTTCTGATATTACTACAGATGGAAATGGAGTGTTTACCTTGAAAAGCACTGATAAGTCTTATCTGGTAGACATTCCCGGTGGCTGTTGCGAATGTCCATACTTTATTAAAACAAAGATACCATGCAAGCATATGTTTGCTATATTTGCTTTGTTCTGTGACCAATGGTCTTGGTATGATCTTCCATGCCAGTTGACTGACAGTACTTACATGACTTTAGAAACTTCACTTTTGGAGCAAGATTTAGTAGATACTGTCACTCCCATTGTGCAGGTACAAGAAATATTTACTAGTAATGATGATGGTAATACTGAAGATCAACAAAGTGATGCTGCATTTGAACTTGAGACTGATACCTTAGATGGTGACCGTGGTGTTTTTTGGATGATTGTCTGGAGTTTGAGAAGAGAATGA